Within the Salinirubrum litoreum genome, the region CTGTTCGGAGGACTCCCGACAGATCACCGGACAGGACATCAACGTCTCGGCCGGGAAGGTGATGTACTGACCCTGTCGCCCGGCGAAAGACGAGTGTAACATATCGATCTCGGTGTTCCCAAAAAACACAAACATTTATGATAGTGCTCTCTCCACGGGAATGTACAGGTTAGCATGACAAGAGATAACAGGACGTCTCGACGGACGTTCATCGGACAGACAGCGGGCGCTGGTGCGCTCGCGGGACTCGGCGCTCTCGCGGGTTGTACGGGTAACGGTGGCGGCGGCGGAGATGGTGGCGGCGGTGACGACGGTAGCGGTGGAAGCGACGGGACCGACGGCGGCGGCGGCTCTCTCACGTCGATGGGCTCTATCGCCAACCGGCAGAACTCCTACTGGCTCAGTTGGGAGAAGGGCTACCTCGAGGCGTGCGAGGCCTTCGGCTACGAGCCGAACGTCCAGACGAACAACGGCGAGGTCCAGACCCAGCAACAGCAGTTCGACACGGCGGTGTCGAACAACGCGGACTTCATCGCCGGCCAGACCTACACCAACGCCGCCGCGATCACGTTGGCGGAGACGCTGGTCGAGGGCGAAATTCCGGGTGTCCTCGCGGTCACCATCGCCGACTGGTTCGTCCCGCAGGACGCCGGCGAGGAGTACGTGACGTTCTTCACGCCTCACTTCGTCAACCACGCCTACTCTGGCGCGAAGATGCTGTTCGAGGCGATGGGCGGGAGCGGAACCTTCGTCCACATCGAGGGGAACCGCGGCACGGCCCCCAACATCGGCCGGAACAAGGGTGTCGACTTGGCACTGGAGGAGTACCCCGACATCGAGATGGCGGGGCCGCGCCAGCCGGGCAACTTCATCCGCTCGGACGCCCGCAGCGTCATGAACGACAAGGTCTCGCAGTTCGGCGAC harbors:
- a CDS encoding sugar ABC transporter substrate-binding protein, coding for MTRDNRTSRRTFIGQTAGAGALAGLGALAGCTGNGGGGGDGGGGDDGSGGSDGTDGGGGSLTSMGSIANRQNSYWLSWEKGYLEACEAFGYEPNVQTNNGEVQTQQQQFDTAVSNNADFIAGQTYTNAAAITLAETLVEGEIPGVLAVTIADWFVPQDAGEEYVTFFTPHFVNHAYSGAKMLFEAMGGSGTFVHIEGNRGTAPNIGRNKGVDLALEEYPDIEMAGPRQPGNFIRSDARSVMNDKVSQFGDDIDGFFGQNDAVALGGLTILEENDIDVPVVGIDASEPGLAAIAEDRMTGTVSGMGPWQAGWSVAKCHDYINGHTLSPAEKMMSFNAPVCVKNPDEWTDVIDRLPVVDAADYNDAIFSGETPYDWMKMSVVESGEDAWDPQIDMQPMNLADMKEVLDWQDGDKPNNYSLPGVYTDDATQEETTQLYSDRFQSNPLK